The following are from one region of the Thiocapsa rosea genome:
- a CDS encoding EAL domain-containing protein, with protein MRSLLARVPIGLRFGVLILITQAALIAWVVYDNQRLSNAALTQLHETRLTVLTTLLSESLTPLLVQRDIAALQESLDRFGHLPAVRYLKVDDVRGRRLAEHSHPHDSPSPAGGDRHHDSASGEAALWETAIPLQLVGQTYGTLHVGISTDIFAETRQGLIRQSLRNGMIGLLGLLLVIIPLAVWVGRRLGHLDAAARSIAAGDLDQRLDDTGDDEIGRLAVSFNRMADALGQREAALREAKADLERIETSKYRTLFEATTDAVMLFDRDRGLFDCNPAALGLLGCTREALLGARPSDLATTPVPIATDVLAPAPPAEHARENRGFEWCLQRRDTGDPVEVEVLLTSVPLDGSTLLQMVARDIGARKGAEAAIKRSEEKYRFLLEYSYDIIYLFSTDGSFIFVSPSWSRLMGYSIDETLATHFSVYVHPDDLYICDDAFSAVVQTGEMRRDIEYRVRHRDGTWRWHGSSAMPFRNENGVVVGFQGIARDITEQKQAREQLRIAAIAFEAQEGMVVTDTEGVILRVNGTFTRITGYRAEEAIGQTARLLKSGRHESDFYVAMWSSILETGSWQGEVWNRRKSGEIYPQWLTISAVPGPGGEITHYVGTMTDITQRKAAEDEIRELAFYDPLTRLPNRRLLLDRLQQALATGRRQGGCGALFYIDLDDFKTLNDTLGHDQGDRLLQLVARRLSTRLRESDTLARLGGDEFVVMVEHLSPNPVEAASQAEIIGNGLLGVLRQPYDLAGQTHYSAASIGITLFDPQPIRVEELMKQGDMAMYRAKAAGRNTMRFFDPSMQSEVSARATLESQLRYGLRDERFLLYYQIQVDRDGAIVGAECLLRWQDEHGGLISPAVFIPLAEQSGLILPIGHWVLHTACTQLAVWSERSETAQLTLAVNISARQFRRTDFVDQVLACIQDTGANPYRLKLEITESLLLDDVEDTVGKMMALKARGVGFALDDFGTGYSSLSYLKRLPFDQLKIDRSFVLDVLTDTNAAAIARTIIALGRTLELAVIAEGVETEEQRDWLAAHGCHAYQGYFFGRPEPLERLSLEAPKTLLRPTARG; from the coding sequence ATGAGGAGCCTTCTCGCGCGTGTCCCGATCGGCTTGCGGTTCGGCGTGTTGATCCTGATCACCCAGGCCGCCTTGATCGCCTGGGTCGTCTACGACAACCAGCGTCTGAGCAACGCCGCCCTGACCCAACTGCACGAGACGCGACTGACCGTCCTGACCACGCTCCTGAGCGAATCCTTGACCCCTTTGCTCGTGCAGCGCGACATCGCCGCGCTGCAGGAGTCGCTCGACCGGTTCGGCCATCTGCCGGCGGTGCGCTATCTCAAGGTCGACGACGTACGGGGACGGCGCCTCGCCGAGCACAGCCATCCACATGACTCGCCGTCTCCCGCCGGTGGAGATCGGCACCATGATTCGGCTTCGGGAGAGGCGGCCCTGTGGGAAACGGCCATCCCGCTGCAGCTCGTCGGCCAAACCTACGGCACTCTCCATGTCGGTATCTCCACAGATATCTTCGCCGAAACGCGGCAGGGCTTGATCCGACAGAGTCTGCGCAACGGCATGATCGGGCTGCTCGGACTCCTGCTGGTGATCATCCCGCTAGCGGTCTGGGTCGGCCGTCGACTCGGGCACTTGGATGCCGCCGCGCGGTCGATCGCCGCCGGGGATCTCGATCAACGTCTCGACGATACCGGCGACGACGAAATCGGCCGCTTGGCTGTTTCCTTCAACCGCATGGCCGACGCGCTCGGTCAACGCGAGGCCGCCTTGCGCGAGGCGAAGGCCGACCTGGAGCGCATTGAGACCTCGAAGTACCGGACCCTGTTCGAGGCGACCACGGATGCGGTGATGCTGTTCGATCGGGACCGGGGACTGTTCGACTGCAATCCCGCCGCGCTGGGACTCCTCGGCTGCACTCGCGAAGCGCTGCTCGGCGCACGGCCGAGCGACCTCGCGACGACGCCCGTGCCCATTGCAACCGATGTCCTCGCGCCCGCTCCGCCGGCGGAACATGCCCGGGAGAACAGAGGCTTCGAGTGGTGTCTGCAACGCCGAGATACCGGCGATCCGGTCGAGGTCGAGGTCCTGCTCACCTCGGTTCCGCTCGACGGCTCGACCCTCCTGCAGATGGTGGCGCGCGATATCGGCGCGCGCAAAGGGGCCGAGGCGGCGATCAAGCGCTCAGAGGAAAAGTACAGGTTCCTGCTCGAATACAGCTACGACATCATTTATCTTTTCTCGACCGACGGCAGCTTCATCTTTGTCTCGCCGAGCTGGTCGCGGCTGATGGGCTATTCGATCGACGAGACCCTGGCCACGCACTTCTCGGTGTATGTCCATCCTGACGACCTATACATCTGCGACGACGCCTTCAGCGCCGTTGTTCAGACCGGGGAGATGCGTCGGGATATCGAGTATCGCGTCCGGCATCGGGACGGCACCTGGCGCTGGCACGGCTCGAGCGCCATGCCGTTTCGCAACGAAAACGGCGTGGTCGTCGGCTTCCAGGGAATCGCGCGCGACATTACCGAACAGAAGCAGGCTCGGGAGCAGCTGCGCATCGCCGCGATCGCATTCGAAGCCCAGGAGGGCATGGTGGTGACCGACACCGAAGGGGTCATCCTGCGGGTCAACGGCACCTTTACCCGGATCACCGGCTACCGCGCCGAGGAAGCGATCGGTCAGACCGCCCGACTGCTCAAATCCGGACGCCATGAGTCCGATTTCTACGTCGCCATGTGGTCGAGCATCCTCGAGACCGGATCCTGGCAAGGCGAGGTCTGGAATCGGCGCAAGAGCGGCGAGATCTATCCACAATGGCTGACGATCTCGGCCGTACCCGGCCCCGGCGGCGAGATCACGCATTATGTCGGCACCATGACCGACATTACCCAACGCAAAGCCGCCGAAGACGAGATCCGCGAGCTCGCCTTTTACGATCCGCTGACACGTCTGCCGAATCGCCGCTTATTGCTGGACCGTCTGCAGCAGGCCCTCGCAACGGGTCGCCGCCAAGGCGGTTGCGGGGCGCTCTTCTACATCGACCTGGACGATTTCAAGACGCTCAACGACACCCTGGGCCACGATCAAGGCGATCGACTGCTCCAACTGGTGGCACGGCGACTGTCGACACGCCTCCGCGAGTCCGACACCTTGGCGCGTCTGGGCGGAGACGAGTTCGTGGTCATGGTGGAGCACCTGAGCCCGAACCCGGTCGAGGCTGCGAGCCAGGCCGAGATCATCGGCAACGGGCTTCTCGGCGTGCTGCGCCAGCCCTACGACCTGGCCGGCCAGACCCACTACAGCGCAGCCAGCATCGGGATCACACTCTTCGATCCGCAGCCGATCCGCGTTGAAGAGTTGATGAAACAAGGCGACATGGCGATGTACCGAGCGAAGGCCGCCGGACGCAATACCATGCGTTTTTTCGACCCGAGCATGCAGTCGGAGGTCAGCGCCCGTGCGACCCTCGAGTCACAGCTGCGTTACGGTCTTCGTGACGAGCGCTTCTTGCTTTACTACCAGATCCAGGTCGATCGCGACGGCGCAATCGTCGGCGCCGAATGTCTGCTGCGCTGGCAGGATGAGCACGGCGGTTTGATCTCGCCGGCGGTGTTCATCCCGCTCGCCGAGCAGAGCGGGCTGATTCTGCCGATCGGGCACTGGGTTCTGCACACCGCATGCACGCAGTTGGCGGTCTGGTCCGAGCGGAGCGAGACTGCGCAACTGACACTGGCCGTGAACATCAGCGCACGTCAGTTTCGCCGGACGGATTTCGTCGACCAGGTCTTGGCCTGCATCCAAGACACGGGCGCGAATCCATACCGACTCAAGCTCGAAATCACCGAGAGCCTCTTGCTCGACGACGTCGAAGACACGGTCGGCAAGATGATGGCTTTAAAGGCCCGAGGTGTGGGTTTCGCGCTGGATGACTTCGGCACCGGCTACTCATCCCTGTCGTATCTGAAACGCCTTCCCTTCGATCAGCTCAAGATCGATCGCTCCTTCGTCCTGGACGTCCTGACCGATACAAACGCCGCCGCGATTGCCCGAACCATCATCGCACTCGGCCGAACGCTGGAGCTGGCGGTGATCGCCGAAGGCGTGGAGACCGAGGAGCAGCGTGACTGGCTGGCCGCTCATGGTTGCCATGCATACCAAGGCTATTTCTTCGGCCGGCCCGAGCCGTTGGAGCGTTTGTCGCTGGAGGCGCCGAAAACCCTCCTCCGACCCACTGCGCGCGGGTGA
- a CDS encoding phosphate/phosphite/phosphonate ABC transporter substrate-binding protein yields the protein MKALIQRIGCLLCVCAAAAGAAPGPDDIEIPVLPYLSTERLLTLYEPLRRHLQETLERPVRIVTSPDYRRFVADVSQGNHLLVLNAAHLARLAEVDSGYRSILQTTNPLYAVVVVRAGDPVAEVADLRGTRIVTPDPLALITLMGHRMLREAGLTPSMDVEMSTADTHNNALMLLLGDQSILAAIVSNRAFTTLDADTRARLRILADGADVGGIPSIVYQTGPGHEAADRAVLTREILHFTNDTPTGRAMMQTLGHGGLRETTEADREAIDPFLPETREVLAAP from the coding sequence ATGAAGGCATTGATTCAGCGTATCGGCTGCTTGCTCTGCGTCTGCGCTGCAGCGGCCGGCGCCGCTCCCGGCCCGGACGATATCGAGATCCCTGTCCTCCCCTACCTCAGCACCGAGCGCCTTCTGACCCTTTACGAACCGCTGCGCCGACATCTCCAAGAGACCCTCGAGCGACCCGTCCGGATCGTCACGTCCCCCGATTATCGGCGCTTCGTCGCGGACGTGTCGCAAGGCAATCATCTGCTCGTCCTCAACGCCGCTCATCTGGCACGACTCGCGGAGGTGGATTCCGGCTACCGGTCGATCCTGCAGACCACCAATCCTCTCTACGCCGTGGTGGTTGTCCGGGCCGGGGATCCCGTTGCCGAGGTCGCGGATCTGCGGGGCACCAGGATCGTGACCCCGGATCCTCTGGCGCTCATCACCCTGATGGGCCACCGAATGCTCAGGGAGGCTGGCCTGACGCCGTCGATGGATGTCGAGATGTCGACGGCCGACACCCACAACAATGCCTTGATGCTGTTGCTCGGCGACCAGTCGATCCTGGCGGCCATCGTCTCAAACCGGGCCTTCACGACCCTCGACGCGGACACGCGCGCACGCTTGCGAATCCTCGCCGACGGCGCGGATGTCGGCGGGATTCCCTCGATCGTCTATCAGACCGGCCCCGGCCACGAGGCTGCGGACCGCGCCGTTTTGACACGTGAGATCCTGCACTTCACCAACGACACTCCGACAGGTCGCGCCATGATGCAAACCCTTGGACACGGCGGATTGCGCGAGACCACGGAGGCCGACCGAGAGGCAATCGACCCCTTCCTTCCGGAAACACGAGAGGTCTTGGCTGCGCCATGA
- a CDS encoding DNA glycosylase AlkZ-like family protein: MDIFSPATRRWFAQNFDAPTEVQIRGWAVIASGRHALITAPTGSGKTLAAFLWAIDRLMQGGPITDSKAAPAGIQVLYVSPLKALVYDIERNLRAPLAGIARAAEATGVLVRLPRVGIRTGDTPAKERQQQIKDPPEILVTTPESLYLLLGSKAAANLTRVHTLIIDEVHALAPTKRGAHLALSLERLAERCTSDPQRIGLSATVRPLAEAALYLGGDRPVEIVDAAAPPNLDLRVQVPVPDMERPPETLMLQPEGGSILGELYRQAKPQAPAEKGLWSAIHPAILAEIRAHRSTIVFVNSRGFCERLCQRLNELAEADPDSDSAPDVLAKADRPELVRAHHGSVSLEQRTQIEEGLKRGDLKAIVATSSLEMGIDMGGVDQVLLVESPGSVARGLQRVGRAGHGVGQVSTGRIFPKFRGDLLECAVIGARMLAGELEPFRMPRNALDVLAQQIAAHCVETERSVADIHRLATRAGPYRELSRSALEAVLDMLSGRYPSSDFADLKPLLVWDRTADTLGVRKGTAMITRLNAGTIPDRGNYAVHLGEEGPRIGELDEEMVFETKAGDCVLLGASTWRVEAITRDRVLVSPAPGEPGRLPFWRGDGPGRPVELGRAVGAFTRAVAAIPAERAADWIREQTPLDALAAANLAAYILDQRTATGQVPSDRTILIERFRDELGDWRICILTPFGARIHAPWAMALQWHLGRREGFEIQMMYTDDGIVLRLADGETLPELTDLLPAPEELDDRATEQLADTALFASLFRENAARALLLPRRSAKGRQPLWAQRLKAQNLLAVVRRYPAFPIVLETYRQALGDVFDLAGLKDVLTGIRNRSIRVHEVETRSASPFARSLVFAYVAAYIYEQDAPLAERRAQALTLDRGLLAELLGQAELRELIDPAVLDDLERELQHTAEGRKARDADELHDLLRRLGDLSSAELEERTEGDPAPWLATLAEQRRAVALRFMDGPRWIAAEDAGLYRDALGLVPPPGLPDAFLVSADAPLEHLLHRYARTHGPFPTRDPAARYGLRATQLEPVLRLLETREELIRGEIRPLGSEPEWCDPEVLRRLRRRTLAKARDAVAPVDAATLGRFLPAWHGIGEEIKGPDRLMEALLQLEGLNVTWSQLDRVLLPARVSGYRSEDLDMLAATGQIVWVGRGAAGPKDGRVALYRRGSPDLGVVDSEPSHSDRPSASSDAVVDTATRDTAADAPDVRRILLDHLRTRGASFLMELMQALERAGLKLGKDAFESALWDLVWAGEITNDTFAPLRALGGTRAPKRGRGVTLAGGRWSRVADLRCDASDTERLLARARILLERYGVVSREAVQAEGIPGGFGPLYRVFKQMEEGGQVRRGYFVEGLSGAQFALNGAIDRLRSARIEEIPIEGFGADAVRILAAIDPANPFGALLPWPDHAGGPPPKRINGAYLILVAGKPVLYLGSGGRQLTRFPGSISEEGGELALALAALHRVPQRGRKRLAIQQIDGLPSLESPLREALLHAGFESDYDALVPVRGYPAGIGRDPNAVACAGPRR; encoded by the coding sequence ATGGATATATTCAGCCCCGCCACCCGCCGCTGGTTCGCGCAGAACTTCGATGCACCGACCGAGGTTCAGATCCGGGGCTGGGCCGTCATCGCCTCGGGCCGGCATGCCCTGATCACGGCCCCGACCGGCAGCGGCAAGACCTTGGCGGCCTTTCTCTGGGCGATCGATCGGCTGATGCAGGGCGGGCCGATCACCGATTCCAAGGCCGCTCCCGCCGGGATCCAAGTCCTCTACGTCTCGCCGCTCAAGGCCCTGGTCTACGACATCGAGCGCAACCTGCGCGCCCCGCTCGCCGGGATTGCGCGCGCGGCGGAGGCGACGGGCGTGCTGGTGCGTCTGCCGCGGGTCGGCATCCGCACCGGCGACACCCCGGCGAAGGAGCGGCAGCAGCAGATTAAGGATCCGCCCGAGATCCTGGTGACCACGCCCGAGTCCCTGTACCTGCTGCTCGGCTCCAAGGCTGCGGCCAACCTCACACGGGTTCATACACTCATTATCGACGAGGTGCACGCGCTCGCGCCGACCAAGCGGGGTGCGCATCTCGCCCTCTCCCTGGAGCGCCTGGCCGAGCGCTGCACAAGCGATCCTCAACGCATCGGGCTCTCGGCCACCGTGCGCCCGCTGGCCGAGGCCGCGCTCTATCTCGGGGGCGACCGGCCGGTCGAGATCGTCGACGCCGCCGCGCCGCCGAATCTCGATCTGCGCGTTCAGGTGCCGGTGCCCGACATGGAGCGCCCGCCCGAGACCCTCATGCTTCAGCCGGAAGGCGGATCTATCCTCGGCGAGCTGTATCGCCAAGCGAAGCCTCAGGCCCCCGCCGAGAAAGGACTGTGGTCGGCCATCCATCCGGCGATCCTCGCCGAGATCCGCGCGCATCGCTCGACCATCGTCTTCGTCAACAGCCGCGGGTTCTGCGAGCGGCTCTGCCAGCGCTTGAACGAGCTGGCCGAGGCGGACCCGGATTCGGACTCAGCCCCGGACGTTTTGGCCAAGGCGGACCGTCCCGAGCTGGTCCGCGCCCACCACGGCAGCGTCAGTCTCGAGCAGCGCACCCAGATCGAGGAAGGGCTCAAGCGCGGCGACCTCAAGGCCATCGTCGCCACCAGCTCGCTTGAGATGGGCATCGACATGGGCGGTGTCGATCAGGTCCTGCTGGTCGAGTCGCCCGGCTCGGTGGCGCGCGGCCTGCAGCGTGTCGGACGTGCAGGGCACGGGGTCGGGCAGGTCAGCACCGGGCGCATCTTCCCCAAGTTCCGGGGCGATCTTCTGGAATGCGCGGTGATCGGGGCGCGGATGCTCGCAGGCGAGCTGGAGCCCTTCCGGATGCCGCGCAACGCACTGGACGTGCTGGCCCAGCAGATCGCCGCCCACTGTGTCGAGACCGAGCGTTCGGTTGCCGACATCCATCGTCTGGCGACCCGTGCCGGTCCCTATCGCGAGCTGTCGCGCTCCGCACTGGAGGCGGTGCTGGATATGCTCTCGGGCCGCTATCCGTCGAGCGATTTCGCCGACCTCAAGCCTCTTCTGGTGTGGGACAGGACCGCGGATACGCTCGGCGTGCGCAAGGGCACCGCCATGATCACCCGCCTGAACGCCGGCACCATCCCGGATCGCGGCAACTATGCGGTGCATCTCGGCGAGGAAGGGCCGCGGATCGGCGAGTTGGACGAGGAGATGGTCTTCGAGACCAAGGCGGGCGACTGCGTCCTGCTCGGCGCCTCGACCTGGCGGGTCGAGGCCATCACGCGCGACCGGGTGCTGGTCTCGCCGGCACCGGGCGAGCCCGGCAGGTTGCCCTTCTGGCGCGGCGACGGTCCGGGGCGGCCGGTGGAGCTGGGACGGGCGGTCGGCGCCTTCACGCGAGCGGTCGCGGCCATCCCGGCGGAGCGTGCCGCCGACTGGATTCGGGAGCAAACGCCGCTGGATGCACTTGCGGCGGCGAACCTGGCGGCCTACATCCTGGATCAGCGCACCGCGACCGGCCAGGTGCCGAGCGACCGCACCATCCTCATCGAGCGCTTCCGCGACGAACTGGGCGACTGGCGCATCTGCATCCTCACCCCGTTCGGCGCGCGCATCCACGCCCCCTGGGCCATGGCCCTGCAATGGCATCTGGGGCGCCGCGAGGGCTTCGAGATCCAGATGATGTACACCGACGACGGCATCGTCTTGCGCCTCGCGGACGGCGAGACGCTGCCGGAGCTGACTGACCTCCTGCCCGCACCCGAGGAGCTGGACGACCGGGCCACCGAGCAGCTCGCCGACACCGCGCTCTTCGCCTCGCTCTTCCGCGAGAACGCCGCCCGCGCGCTGCTCCTGCCCCGCCGCTCGGCGAAGGGCCGCCAACCGCTCTGGGCGCAACGGCTCAAGGCGCAGAATCTGCTCGCGGTGGTGCGCCGCTATCCGGCCTTTCCGATCGTGCTCGAGACCTATCGACAGGCGCTCGGCGATGTCTTCGACCTCGCCGGTCTCAAGGACGTCTTGACCGGGATCCGCAACCGCTCGATCCGCGTCCACGAGGTCGAGACCCGCAGCGCTTCGCCCTTCGCGCGCTCGCTGGTCTTCGCCTACGTGGCCGCCTACATCTACGAACAGGACGCCCCACTCGCCGAGCGCCGTGCCCAAGCACTCACGCTGGATCGCGGTCTCCTCGCCGAGCTGCTGGGTCAGGCGGAGCTGCGCGAGCTGATCGATCCGGCGGTGCTCGATGATCTGGAACGGGAGCTTCAACACACGGCCGAGGGCCGCAAGGCGCGGGATGCCGACGAGCTGCATGACCTGCTGCGCAGGCTCGGCGATCTCTCGTCTGCGGAGCTGGAGGAGCGCACAGAGGGCGATCCCGCGCCCTGGCTCGCGACCTTGGCCGAGCAGCGCCGGGCGGTCGCGCTGCGGTTCATGGACGGACCCCGTTGGATCGCGGCCGAGGATGCCGGTCTCTATCGCGACGCCTTAGGTCTGGTCCCGCCGCCCGGTCTGCCCGATGCCTTCCTGGTCTCCGCGGATGCGCCGTTGGAGCATCTGCTGCACCGCTATGCACGCACGCACGGCCCCTTTCCGACACGCGACCCGGCCGCACGCTACGGTCTGAGGGCGACCCAGCTCGAACCCGTCCTGCGTCTTCTGGAGACGCGCGAGGAGTTGATCCGCGGCGAGATCCGACCGCTCGGCAGCGAGCCCGAGTGGTGCGACCCCGAGGTTCTGCGCCGCTTGCGCCGCCGCACCCTGGCCAAGGCGCGCGATGCAGTCGCCCCGGTCGATGCGGCGACCCTGGGTCGGTTCCTGCCCGCCTGGCATGGGATCGGCGAGGAGATCAAGGGACCGGATCGCCTGATGGAGGCGCTGCTTCAACTGGAGGGACTGAACGTGACCTGGTCCCAGCTCGATCGCGTGCTCCTGCCGGCCCGGGTGTCTGGTTACCGTTCGGAGGATCTGGACATGCTCGCCGCTACCGGACAGATCGTCTGGGTCGGACGCGGAGCGGCAGGCCCGAAGGACGGGCGGGTCGCGCTCTATCGGCGCGGTAGCCCCGATCTGGGTGTCGTCGATAGCGAACCGAGTCACTCGGATCGGCCAAGTGCTTCCTCGGATGCGGTCGTGGATACGGCAACGCGCGATACCGCCGCGGACGCTCCCGACGTCCGCCGGATCCTGCTCGACCACCTGCGCACACGCGGGGCCTCCTTCCTCATGGAGCTGATGCAGGCCCTCGAACGTGCCGGGCTCAAGCTCGGCAAGGACGCCTTCGAGTCCGCACTCTGGGATTTGGTCTGGGCCGGCGAGATCACCAACGACACCTTCGCGCCCCTGCGTGCGCTCGGCGGGACACGCGCACCCAAGCGCGGTCGCGGCGTCACCTTGGCTGGCGGGCGCTGGTCACGCGTGGCCGATCTGCGATGCGATGCGAGCGACACCGAGCGCCTGCTCGCCCGCGCCCGGATCCTGCTCGAACGCTACGGCGTGGTCAGCCGCGAGGCGGTGCAGGCCGAGGGCATCCCGGGAGGCTTCGGGCCGCTCTATCGGGTCTTCAAACAGATGGAAGAGGGCGGACAGGTCCGCCGGGGTTATTTCGTCGAGGGGCTATCCGGTGCGCAGTTCGCCCTGAACGGCGCGATCGATCGACTGCGCAGCGCCCGGATCGAGGAGATCCCGATCGAGGGTTTCGGCGCTGACGCGGTCCGGATCCTCGCCGCGATCGACCCGGCCAATCCCTTCGGTGCGCTCCTGCCTTGGCCCGACCACGCCGGCGGTCCGCCACCTAAACGCATCAACGGCGCCTACCTGATCCTAGTCGCCGGCAAGCCGGTGCTCTATCTCGGCTCGGGCGGGCGCCAATTGACGCGGTTTCCCGGCTCGATCAGCGAAGAAGGCGGCGAATTGGCCCTTGCGCTCGCGGCCCTGCATCGCGTCCCGCAGCGTGGGCGCAAGCGCCTTGCCATCCAACAGATCGACGGTCTCCCGTCGCTTGAGTCACCGCTGCGCGAGGCCCTGCTTCATGCCGGCTTCGAATCCGATTACGACGCGCTCGTCCCGGTGCGTGGTTACCCCGCCGGCATCGGCCGGGACCCGAACGCCGTGGCCTGCGCGGGACCACGCCGCTGA
- a CDS encoding ATP-binding protein, with protein MRFFNTEGPIKQDKHYFLPPLERWDLAQVLTLIDQEKYFLLHAPRQTGKTTCLLALMEYLNREGRYLALYANIETAQPARENVELAMTGIVQTLANSAHFWLGDSAPQALAREVLAEQSATVALGQFLARWCAQSPRPTVLLLDEVDALVGDTLISLLRQLRAGYSQRPTGFPQTVILCGVRDLRDYRIHSSSEAPITGGSAFNINIKAKSLRLGDFNAAEVRALLQEHTAETGQVFAPETLDRVWTLTQGQPWLVNALAYETCFEMPEGRDRSRPIGLEMIEQAKENLILRRVTHLDQLADKLREPRVRRVIEPMLAGTALGEVPEDDIQYLIDLGLCRMAPGRGLTIANPIYREVLPRILTFTPQASLPQIAPTWLNPDASLNADRLLSAFLVFWRQHGQPLLGSAAYHEIAPHLVLMAFLHRVANGEGTLEREYAIGSGRMDLCLRYGAVTLGIELKVWRDGAPDPLAEGLVQLDGYLAGLGLDAGWLVIFDRRAGQPPIAERTGSVETRSPQGRHIRVVRA; from the coding sequence ATGCGTTTCTTCAACACCGAAGGCCCGATCAAGCAAGACAAGCATTATTTCCTTCCGCCGCTGGAGCGGTGGGATCTGGCGCAGGTGCTTACGCTCATCGATCAGGAGAAATACTTCCTCCTGCATGCCCCTCGGCAGACCGGCAAGACGACCTGTCTGCTGGCGCTGATGGAGTATCTGAATCGGGAAGGGCGTTATCTGGCGCTCTACGCCAATATCGAGACGGCGCAGCCCGCGCGCGAGAATGTGGAATTGGCGATGACGGGCATCGTGCAGACGCTGGCGAACAGCGCACACTTCTGGCTCGGCGACTCCGCGCCACAAGCTCTGGCGCGCGAGGTGCTCGCCGAGCAGTCGGCTACGGTCGCGCTGGGTCAGTTTCTCGCCCGCTGGTGCGCGCAGTCGCCGCGGCCGACCGTCCTGCTTCTGGACGAGGTGGATGCGCTGGTCGGCGACACGCTCATCTCGCTGCTGCGCCAGTTGCGTGCGGGCTATTCCCAGCGCCCCACGGGTTTTCCGCAGACCGTGATCCTCTGCGGGGTGCGGGATCTGCGCGACTATCGCATCCATTCCAGCTCCGAGGCGCCGATCACCGGCGGCAGTGCGTTCAACATCAACATCAAGGCCAAGTCGCTGCGCTTGGGCGATTTCAATGCCGCGGAGGTCAGGGCGCTGTTGCAGGAGCACACCGCCGAGACCGGCCAAGTCTTCGCGCCCGAGACATTGGATCGGGTGTGGACTCTGACCCAAGGCCAACCCTGGCTGGTCAACGCGCTGGCCTACGAGACCTGTTTCGAGATGCCCGAGGGCCGTGACCGCAGCCGCCCGATCGGGTTGGAGATGATCGAGCAGGCCAAGGAGAACCTTATCCTGCGCCGGGTCACGCATCTGGATCAGCTGGCCGACAAGCTGCGCGAGCCGCGTGTGCGCCGGGTCATCGAGCCGATGTTGGCCGGGACCGCCTTGGGCGAGGTGCCCGAGGACGACATCCAATACCTCATCGATCTCGGTCTCTGCCGGATGGCGCCGGGTCGGGGCCTGACGATCGCCAATCCGATTTACCGCGAGGTCCTGCCCCGAATTTTGACCTTCACACCTCAGGCGTCCCTGCCGCAGATCGCCCCGACCTGGCTGAATCCGGACGCCAGCCTGAACGCCGACCGTCTCCTGAGCGCCTTCCTGGTCTTCTGGCGCCAACACGGCCAACCTCTCTTGGGCAGCGCCGCCTACCATGAGATCGCCCCGCATCTGGTTCTCATGGCCTTTCTGCATCGCGTGGCCAACGGCGAGGGCACGTTGGAACGCGAATATGCAATCGGTTCAGGCCGGATGGATCTGTGCCTGCGTTACGGAGCGGTCACGCTCGGCATCGAGCTGAAGGTCTGGCGCGACGGTGCGCCCGATCCGTTGGCCGAGGGGTTGGTGCAGTTGGATGGGTATCTCGCCGGTCTCGGGCTCGACGCCGGCTGGCTCGTGATCTTCGACCGCCGCGCCGGCCAACCGCCGATCGCCGAGCGCACGGGCAGCGTCGAGACGCGCAGCCCGCAGGGCAGACACATCCGCGTGGTGCGGGCTTAA